In a single window of the Nitrospirota bacterium genome:
- a CDS encoding ATPase, T2SS/T4P/T4SS family, translated as VPQDILKTEDSYDFSFSLNGKRFRANYYKSLGYPKIAIRVLMDEIPEFMSIFSPNVFENLFNIEKGLTIVVGKTSSGKTTAIFSALNLINSKYLKHIITIENPIEYLLEEDRSVISQREIGSDVKGFNIALSQCVRQSPDIIFVGEVRDRESAELSITLAETGHLVITTVHGGSIIEGIEKLISYYESGDEKRARALLSGVFNGALYVKIVDGNIDYEYLFATEAVKSLIREGKTYQLNSEIERQNLWKR; from the coding sequence TGTCCCTCAAGATATTCTAAAAACAGAAGACTCATATGATTTCTCTTTTTCTTTGAACGGGAAAAGATTCAGGGCGAATTATTACAAATCTCTGGGCTATCCAAAGATTGCAATAAGGGTACTGATGGATGAAATACCTGAATTTATGTCTATATTTTCTCCAAATGTTTTTGAGAATTTATTTAATATTGAAAAAGGACTTACGATAGTAGTTGGCAAAACATCTTCTGGTAAAACCACAGCGATTTTCTCCGCTTTAAATCTAATAAATTCTAAATATCTAAAACATATAATAACAATAGAAAATCCTATCGAATACTTGCTGGAGGAAGATAGATCCGTTATATCGCAGAGAGAAATCGGTTCTGATGTTAAAGGATTCAATATTGCCCTAAGTCAATGCGTAAGACAAAGCCCTGATATTATATTTGTCGGAGAGGTAAGAGATAGAGAGTCAGCAGAACTTTCAATCACACTTGCAGAGACCGGCCACCTGGTTATAACTACTGTACATGGAGGCTCTATCATAGAAGGTATAGAAAAGTTAATAAGTTATTATGAAAGTGGAGATGAAAAGAGAGCAAGAGCGCTACTAAGTGGTGTTTTTAATGGTGCTCTATATGTAAAGATTGTAGATGGTAATATAGATTATGAGTATCTCTTTGCCACAGAGGCTGTCAAGAGCCTTATCCGTGAAGGGAAAACATATCAGTTAAACTCAGAAATAGAGAGGCAAAACCTTTGGAAAAGGTAA